Sequence from the uncultured Draconibacterium sp. genome:
TCGCAACAAATCAGTAATCTGATGATGAAATTTGCCTGCCACGGCAACAATTTCGCTATCGTGGCCGTTGCGCATTTTCTCAATTTGCGTAATGGTTACTTCCGGGAAACTTCCTTTGTTCTCGTTAACCACTTTCGCGATATTCCGCAATAGGTTCTCTGACCGGTAAAAGCGAAAAATTTCTGTTAACTGCTCTTTTTGAAAAGCCAGTTTTGCGGAATTCAGTTCCTGTTCGCCGGGTTGATTTTCTTCCACATCGCGAATAAAACCACTTACTTTTTGATCGTTGATAATACTCTTGCCGGCAATTGGCGATGAGAGTACCATGCCTTCGAGTGATTTACAACGACTTAAGGCCACATAAACCTGCCCATGTGCAAATGAAGCTTCAGCATCAATAATGGCTTTCTCGAAAGTTAAGCCCTGGCTTTTGTGAATGGTAATTGCCCACGCCAGTTTTAACGGTACCTGGGTGAACATCCCTTCCATTTCTTCGCGAATGTCGCCCGATTCTTTATCGATGGAGTATTTGTAATTCTCCCAGTTTTGCGGTTCCACTTCAATTTCCTCATCTTCGCCCGGGCACAGCACATAAACACGGTCTTTATCAATCGACTGCACCTGCCCTATTTTTCCGTTGTAAAAACGTTTTTCCGGATTGGAGTCGTTCTTCACAAACATTACCTGGGCTCCAACTTTTAGTTCCAGCTTAAAATCGGTGGGGTACGAATATTCAGGAAACTTACCCTCTACCGAAGCAGTAAAAACTTCCTTATTCCCGGTTAATGCCGCCAGCTTTGAGTCGTTAATGCGCTGTGCACTTACATTGTGTGTGCAAAGTGTTATATAACCATCCTCGTCGCCCGGAACAAAATCGGGAATATGTCTTGTGTTTAAAAGCTGCCGGGCTTCCTCATCCAGTTTATTCTCACGCACCTTGTTCAGCACCGAAATAAACTTTTCATCCTGCTGACGGAACACTTCGGTAAGTTCGATACTCACATGCGGAAATTCGCGCAGTGCTTTACTACTAAAAAAATACGGCGTATCGTATTCGCGGCGCAACAATCCCCACTCTTCATTTTTTACTACCGGAGCCAACTGTTGCAAATCGCCGATCATTAAAACCTGCGCACCACCAAAAGGTTTTCGTTTGTTTTTAAAGCGACGCAGTGTGCGGTCTATCGCGTCTAAAATATCGGCCCTAACCATACTTACCTCATCAATCACCAAAAGATCGAGGCTTCGCATAATATTTATCTTTTCTTTGGAAAAGCGCTGTTCGCTGCTGTGTTTGCTCTCGTGCCCCACCTGTGGCGCAAACGACAATTGAAAAAATGAATGTATGGTTACGCCTGCCGCATTAATAGCGGCCACACCCGTTGGGGCTACCACAACCATTCGTTTGGGCGAGCGTTCTTTCAGGCTTCGAAGAAAAGTGGTTTTTCCGGTTCCGGCCTTCCCGGTAAGAAAGATATTCTGCCCGGTATATTGTACAAAATCAAAAGCTAACTGAAGTTGTTTGTTGGTCTTCATATAATTAATTCAAATGCTGAAAATCCGATTTATGACTATTTTGATCAATAAAGATAAACAGAAACGAGCATATTAAAAAAGTATTTCAATTGGACAAGAACATGATAATGCGAGTTCCCTGAATTACCTTAAAAATAAACAAATCTAAACGAATGAAATTATTTATTTGGATGTAGCACAAGATTTTCATATTCCTCCTTATCGACAACCGCTTCAATAACAAGCGGGCCATCACCGGTGAAAGCTTTTTCCAATGCTTTTGTGTATTCATCGCTGTTTGTTACACGAACAACAGGTACTCCAAAATAATGATTGGTTGGCTCTTGATCCAGCAAATTTAAATCTGTTCCGTAGCCGCTGTCAAACTGCTTTTTACTTTGCTTTATACTTATCAGCGACAAACTGTTGTCGTAAATCACTACAAATACGATGTTGAGGTTAAGACGTTTCGCCGTTGCCAATTCACCTACCATCATCAGGAAACCACCATCGCCCATTAATGCCACAACGGGAAGATCAGGATTACAAAGTTTCGCGGCCAAAGCTGCCGGAATAGCAAAACCCATACTCGACCAGCCATTTGTCATCAATAATTTCCCGGGTTTGGGAGTACGCCACTGCTGCCCCACCAGGTGCAAATGAGCTCCAACATCAACCGTCAGTATTCCCTCGTCCGGTAGAACTTTTCGCAGTACATCAACCACAGCCAGCGGGCCAAAACTGCCCGGCTTTGGCGTTAACGCATTTACTATCTGCTGCTTATTTGCTTCCAAAAACTGCCTGTCCCATGCCTTGGGATTGACATCAAGTTTAAGCAATTCGTTCAAGGCAACTTCCAATGCTCCAAGCACATTAACGACTTCCGGAATTTTACCGGTTGCCACATCGGCCTCTTGCTGATCGATATGAATCAGCGGAACTTCAGGCATCCAGTCTTCGTAGTTAAACTCCACCGGATCGTAACCAATTCCAATAACCAGATCGGCTTGCGAATATACTTTTGCAACCTGGTTCGATAAGGCATGAAAAAGCACCCCGGCATACAAGGAATGACTTTCGGGGAACAGACCTTTGGCCATTGGAGTAAGTACTACCGGCAACTGAAACTTTTCGGCCAGTGCAATAAGTTGCTCACTTACCTGCGCATGCACTGCCGATAAACCAACGGCTAAAACAGGCTTTTTACATTTTTGAATGAGCTTTTCAACTTTGGCAATTTGATCGGCAACCAGGGGCGACCATCGTTTCTTCTCCAAACGCAGGTAATCCACATCCGCTTTCACTTTCTGCACCGGATTTCTGCCAATACCGGTCGGTATTCCGATATGCACGGCTCCCCGCAAATCATCAGTTGCGATTCCTGCACCTTTTAAAATAATTTCTTCAACATTATTCTGATTCAGTCGCGTAGTCCATTTCGTAATTGGAAAGAAAAGTTGCTGATGATTGATGTTCATCTGAACCGTACGCTTTAACTTTTCGTCGGGCATTTCGTCGGTAAAAGCCAGAAGCGGGAAGCGGTCGAGCTGTGCGCCACCAACACCTGTGCTTAAATTAGTTGCCCCCGGCCCAAAGGTTGCAAAACAAACGCCCGGCACTCCGGTAAACCGGCCACAAACTCCGGCCATAAAAGCCGCCGTAGCTTCGTGTCCTACCAAAATGAAATCAATGCCCTCCTCTTTTCGCAAAGTTTCCACATAGTCGATCATGTTTCCACTGGGCACCCCAAAAACATAACGTACCCCAATTTCTTTTAAAGTATGGGCAAAAACTTCTGCAACTGTTGACATGCTTCTTCTATTTTTTCAAGTAAAAAGGCAAAAGGCCCTACAAGCAACTTAAACTGCAGGATTATTATTTCCTGTAAATTGATATTGGACCTAAAACTTAGCTAATTTAAAGCCATTTTAAGGAGAATGCAAAAGCAAAATAAATTAAGGGGAAAGTACCAGCTTATTTACGAAATCATTTCCTGAATACGGTCCAGGCTTAAATCGGGTTCGGTAATTTCAAGTTGTGCCTGCGAATAAAATTGCTTCCGTTTTTTTAATGTTTCGTCAATAAAGGCAACCAATTCTTCGCGCGATTTTCCTTTTATCAGCGGTCGTTCGGTTTTCGAATTCATCAAACGGTCGGCAAGAATAGCCGGATCAATATTCAGAAATACGGTCTTCCCGGTTTTATTCATCAGGTCGATATTATCAAAAAAACAAGGAGCTCCTCCTCCGGTAGCAATTATAACGTCTGTGAATTCGGCCAGTTCTTCCAAAGCTTTGCGTTCCCTTTCACGAAAACCATCTTCGCCGTGGTCGGCAAAAATCTGCGGCACAGTTTTGCAATTTCTTTCTTCAATGTAATCATCCATGTCGATAAACTGTACGCCCATATGTTCCGACAAAAGGCGTCCCAGTCGCGACTTCCCGCATCCCATGTATCCTATCAAATATACTCGCATCTTTTTCTTCGGTTACTGGCTAAAACAAAGAGCCTTGTCCATCATCTTCCTTTTTGGGTCGGGTTACCTCAAACGGAATATCATCAACATCGTCCTTTTTCTCCGCTTTGCTTTCCTGTTCTTTTTCCGGTTCAACCTCTTCCTCTTCATGATGATCGTAATCATCTTTTATTACCGGCTCAATTTCTTTAATATTATCCACCTCGTAATTACTCAGTCGTTTACCTTTCGCCTTCCACGATTTTACGCCGATAAACTCAGCCACCTCGATAATCTCATTTTCACGCTCTGCATTCTTTCCTCCAAAAGTAAGCTCCAAACGCGGATAATGCACCCAGGTTAAACTAATCAGCTTATTATCGGTATTGTCGCCGATAAAACGTATCAGTTTTCCTTCCGGCTCATCAATTTCAAAACGTTTTACGTAGTAATATTTCTGGTCGGTATCGTAATAAACCGCCGACAAAATCTTACGTTGATCAAATTTCTCGATAACCAGAATATCCTGCTGGAAGTGGTTACTCAAATCGTAATTATACAACTGGAACTCGCCGTTTTTGTAAATAACCAGAATTTTGTCTTCACCCGAAAATTCTCCTAAGAAAGTTCCCCTGTTATCGGCATTCAGGCGCAATACATCCGAATCGAACCAGATTTTGCGACCTCCAAGCGTAGAAACTCCTCTTTCTTTAAGGGTAATTTTATGAATATCGTTTTTACTTAAAATATTTCCCATCGACTGACGGCCTTTAATGGCCAACTCACCCAGATCTTCTTCAAAAACAAGCTTTTTAATTCGTGGCTTTGGCTTCAGAACAATACGTAAAATTTCTGCTTCTCCATTCGGGTTAGCCGAGAAATAAACAATCCGCGAGCCTTTGGTTTCTTTTGTCAGGTTGTACTCTTTGTCGCGGGTTACACCTGTAACAAAAAAGCGTTTCATATAGAAATTGCCCGATTCGCCGTCTTTGTACACCACATTGTAAATGGTGCGTTTATCGTTTTTCTTAAAAACAGCCAGGTGCAAAATATTTTTGCCGATAAAAGCTTTATCCGAAACTTTGGTTATAAAATACGAACCATCGCGGCGGAAAACAATTATGTCGTCGATATCAGAACAGTCGCACACAAATTCTTCTTTCCGAAGCGATGTTCCCATAAATCCTTCCTTCCGGTCGACATACAGTTTTTCGTTTTTCACCACTACTTTCGAGGCCACAATATTTTCGAAACTGCGAATCTCTGTTTTGCGCTCTTTGCCTTTACCGTATTTTCGTTTCAGGTGTTTAAACCACTCAATGGTATAGTCAATAATATTTGCAATGTTCTGCTCAACCTCCGCAATTTCGTCTTCTATCGATTTTAGCAAATCGTTGGCCTTATCCTTGTTAAATTTCAGGATTCGTGCCATTCGAATTTCCATCAGTTTCAGAATATCTTCGCGGGTAATTTCGCGCTTCAGCTTGGGTTTCCATGGTTCCAAACGCTTGTCGATGTGCGCCACCGCCTGATCCATGTTTTCCGAATCCTCAAACTTTTTATCCTTGTAAATGCGCTCTTCGATAAATATTTTCTCCAACGAAGAAAAATGCCACTGCTCTTCCAGTTCTGATTTGCGGATCTCCAACTCAAGTTTCAGTAATGCTTTTGTTGAATCGGCCGAACGTTTCAGAATTTCGGAAACGCCAATAAAATGTGGTTTATCATTTTCGATGATACAGGCATTTGGCGACAACGAAACTTCGCAATCGGTAAATGCGTAAAGCGCATCGATCGTTTTATCCGACGAAACGCCTGCTGCCAAATGAACCAGTATTTCAACATGCTCAGCGGTGTTATCGTCAATCTTTTTTACTTTGATTTTTCCTTTGTCGTTGGCCTTAATAATCGATTCAATCAGCGTCGTGGTTGTTTTACCGTACGGCACCTCGTTTATTACCAGTGTTTTATTGTCGCGCTTTTCAATTTTTGCACGCACTTTTACCGAACCACCACGCAAACCATCATTGTATTTGCTAAAATCGGCCGATCCTCCGGTTGGGAAGTCGGGATACAATTCAAAATCTTTTCCCCGTAGGTAATTTATCGATGCATCGATGAGCTCGAGAAAGTTATGCGGAAACAATTTTGAAGCCAGTCCTACAGCGATACCGTCAACTCCCTGCGCCAACAGCAGCGGGAATTTTACCGGAAGTGTAACCGGTTCCTTTTTACGGCCATCGTATGAGAGTTTCCATTCCGTGGTTTTCGGATTAAAAAGCACCTCCAAAGCAAACTTGGTCAGTCGGGCTTCGATGTATCGAGGTGCTGCCGCTCCATCGCCGGTAAGAATGTTACCCCAGTTTCCCTGCGAGTCGATCAGTAATTCTTTCTGGCCAATCTGCACAATGGCATCACCAATCGATGCATCGCCATGGGGGTGATACTGCATGGTTTGCCCAATAATGTTTGCCACTTTGTTGTAGCGCCCGTCGTCCATTTCGCGCATGGCATGCATAATACGTCGCTGAACAGGTTTTAGCCCATCGTTAATGTACGGAACCGCCCGCTCCAGTATTACATACGAGGCATAATCCAAAAACCAGTCGCGGTACATGCCCGAAAGATAGATTACTTCGTCTTTTACACTATCGTCCTGAATTTCTTCCTGATTTAAATTCTCTTCTGACATTCTATTCTTTGAAATTTTCCGTGCTTCCTATTTGAAGATATTCCAATTACATTACTTCGTCTTTTTCAACATACAGGTTTTCGATGATGAACTCCTGTCTCTCGGGGGTATTTTTTCCCATGTAGTAGGATAACATTTCTGCCACCGATTCGTGTTTTTTCATTTGCACCGGATCGAGCCGGATATCTTTTCCAATGAAATGTTTGAATTCATCGGGCGATATTTCTCCCAGTCCTTTAAATCGGGTTATTTCGGGTTTGCCACGTAATTTATTTATGGCTTTCACCTTTTCTTCTTCTGAATAACAGTAGTAAGTTTTTTGCTTGTTGCGCACCCTGAAAAGTGGCGTTTGCAAAATATAAACGTGCCCCTTCTTGATTAACTCGGGGAAAAACTGCAGAAAGAACGTGATGAGCAACAAACGAATGTGCATTCCGTCAACGTCGGCATCGGTAGCAATAATTACCTTGTTGTAGCGCAGGTCTTCCATGCTTTCTTCAATATTCAAGGCTGCCTGCAAGAGGTTGAATTCCTCGTTTTCGTACACCACCTTTTTAGTGAGTCCAAAAGTGTTCAGCGGTTTTCCTTTCAAACTAAAAACAGCCTGTGTATTTACATTGCGCGATTTGGTGATCGATCCACTTGCCGAGTCTCCCTCGGTAATAAAAATGCTCGATTCTTCTTTCCGCTCATCTTTTTCGTTAAAATGAACACGGCAGTCGCGCAATTTTTTGTTATGCAGGTTGGCCTTTTTAGCGCGTTGCCGGGCCAGTTTTTTCACCCCCGAAATGGCTTTTCTTTCGCGCTCCGACTCCACAATGCGTCTCAACAGCACTTCGGCAACCTCATGGTTTTTGTGCAGAAAATTATCGAGTTCAGTCTGTAGGAAATTACCAACGTGCGCGCGCACCGACGGCCCGTTCGGGCCAATATCCCGTGATCCGAGTTTGGTTTTGGTTTGCGACTCAAATACAGGCTCTTCAACTTTAATGCTAACAGCCGCCACAATCGATGCCCGTATATCCGACGGGTCGAAATCCTTCTTGTAAAAATCCCTGATCGTTTTCACTAAAACTTCGCGAAAAGCCTGTAGATGAGTCCCTCCCTGGGTGGTGTGCTGACCGTTAACAAACGAATAATAATCCTCCCCGTATTGATTTCCATGTGTAATGGCAACTTCAATATCTTCGCCTCTGAGATGTATAATTGGGTAAATTGGGTCGTGATCCATATTTTCCTCGAGCAAATCACGCAATCCGTTGCGCGAGTAAAATTTTTCGCCGTTGTACTCAATGATTAAGCCAGCATTCAGGAAGGTGTAGTTTTTCATCATATTCACGATATAATCGTTCATATAACGATACTTTTTGAACACTTCCACATCGGGGACAAATCTCACCTCTGTTCCGTTTCCCTCATCGAGATTTTGATAATCTTTCTCGCCGGTTTTAATCCCCTGACTAAAATATACTTCTTTAGCCACGCCTTCGCGCACTGCTTTTATCGTAAAATCGGAAGACAGAGCATTTACGGCTTTTATACCAACACCGTTCAATCCTACCGATTTTTTGAAAACCTTGTTATCGTATTTTGCGCCGGTATTCATTTTGCTGACCACATCCACCAGCTTCCCCAGTGGAATTCCACGGCCATAATCGCGGATGGTAACCAAATCCTGATCGACGTTTACGAGGATCTTTTTACCATGTCCCATCATAAATTCGTCGACAGAGTTATCCATCACCTCTTTCAACAATACATAAATACCATCGTCGGCAGAAGTTCCGTCTCCGAGTTTACCAATATACATACCCGGACGTCGCCGGATGTGCTCCTGCCAGTCTAATGTTTTAATTGCACCTTCGTCGTAGTTTGCGCTCATACTTCAATCTCCAGAATCAACTTTCGAAATTTATATGAACCCTGTGTTTTCAACGGTTATGTGCTTACGGGACTTGGTTTTTAATTTAAGAAACACAGAATTCACCCAATTGTCACAAATATAATCAAATCATCCACTTTCCAAGGGGTTTCGCGCGGGCAATAACTAACAATCACCCGTTGAAAAAGTGTGGATAAAATTAGTGATACAAGCGGGCGAAGAACCGCAACTCTTTCTATTCTAACCTACGGATTCGCAAAACATTTTCAGAAGATCGTAACACCGATTTCCGGCCATCAAATATCAGGTTATTTATTAATCGATTAAAAATTCAGGGCCAATCCGGCTTAATTTGCAGCACATTGGCTACCCCTGCTAACAATAAAGGCCTGCGAGGGATTATTATTAATACGCGAGGGGTAAATATTCACTCGCGAGGTATTGATTTCTGTATTCGAGGGCCTATTATATACATGCGAGGTATATTAATTCATACGCGAGATTACCTCGCACGCTATTTTTAGTCACTCACACTACTTTATTAATACCTCGCACCGCTTTTTAAGCTACTCGCGCCTTATTATTTATACTTTGCAAGGCATTTTTAGCTACGGGGAGAATAAAATACAAGACAAAAAGGAATATCGGGGCCATACTGAAAATTCAGGTAGAAGCAAAAAATATCTCAATCCAGAAGTTCCAGTATTGAATTTAACAATCAATCATAAGCGAAATACTTTTCTGCTTCTTCTTTGCTTCAAGTTGGAGCAAAGCGGAAATCCCGACATTTCGTCGGGGGCAAAGATGAAGGCCGTCGGCAGACAAGAAATACCAGTCAATTTATAAATTTGCCCAAAGGATTTCACGGGTGATCCATATCGGGTACTACTTTAAACACCACACCGGGTAAATTTCGGGCAAGAATTAAATAATCCCCATTTTTTTCATCAGAAAAGTGGCATTCATAGTTTGTGTAACGCCATCCGAGAGTTTGTAATCAAAAATCAACTCGTTGTTCTCGATCCGTATTTCGAAACACTTGTTGAACACCTCCTGCGGAAGTTCTTTTTCCATATCGCTCAGCTTTAAGTCGTGCGTGGCAATCATTGCCGCACATGGCTGTTGCGCCAACTTGCGGACCAATTCTTTCGAGCCGTTCAGCTTATCAACCGAATTGGTTCCTTTCAGCATTTCATCGAGTATTACAAAGATCTGTTCACCTGCTGCCAAACGATCGAGCACTGCTTTTATCCGTTTTAACTCGGCAAAGAAATACGATTCATCTTTTAACAACGAGTCGGTTGTGCGCATATTGGTATACAAATTAACCGGTCTTATTTTCATTGATGTGGCACAAACCGGCGCGCCAATTCCGGCCAACAAAATATTCGTTCCCACGGTGCGCAGAAAAGTACTTTTACCGGCCATATTTGCCCCGGTAACGATCATTATTTTCGACCACCCCTCGATTTCAATATCATTATTTACCCGCTTGTCTTTTTTCAGCAGCGGATGGCCCAATTCGGTGGCATACAACGCAAAATCCTTATCTGTGATTTCCGGATACACAAACTCACCGTGATTATTGGCATAATTCGCCAGGCTGATTAAAGCATCCATTTGTGCGATTATTTCCAGCCACCCGGCCAGCCTGTCGTGATTTTCTTTGTGCCACACCCAGAGTTTGTATACGCAACGAATATCCCAGGTAAAAATCCCGTTTAACACCACACCAACCAGAATATTCTGCCGGTATTCAAATTCCTTTACCAGGCTTTTTAACTCGCCAAAGACTTTCCCGGCCGATGGCTCGGTAACCTTTTTCTTCAGTTCGCACAGATACGGAGATCGAAACTCTTTCTCTTCAATCCTTTTTAGCAACTGCATGTATTTGGCCAACAGGTCGGACTTACGGCCAAAAAATCCGAAGTAATAATTCACCTGTTTCGTGAAGGCAAACAAAAGCAGAAACTGAACAAACACCATTGCCACCAGATAAAAATTACTGAGTCCCATTATTGCGGGAATTGCAGCCAGCACAGTAATAGCCGGAACAATACGGATCAACCACCTCAACAGCTTTGAATGTTTCAGTCCGAGGTCCATTTCCGACCACGACCGAATTTCATTGTACTGCACTTCGGTTTCCTGAAACAAGTTTCCTTCGGTTAAAAAGTCGAGCCGCCACAAGGGCATTTCAGCCAATTCCTTAATGGCTTCCTGACGCTGTTCGATTTCTTCTTTTTCCCCTAGCGGTTTTTGCAACCAATCAGCCAGGCGCTGACGACCTTCGATTGTTGCCGTGCGGTTTAAATACTGAAACAACGAACCTTGGCCAAACAAATCCAAATCGTAGGCAAAGGGATGCTCCACGTTCAAAAACTGTTCGCCATTTTCAAAATGCAAAAAAGAATGATCCAATGCCTTTAGCTCATCTTCCAGCAATTTCGTTTTAACAACAAGGGTTTGCTTTATTTTATCGAGCTGAAGATTTCTTTTGATCAGCCAGAAAAAGAGCACAATTAGAGGAAGTGTACAATAGAGCGTGGCAATAACCCAACCAAGAATAATAAGCGGGAGAAATATGGCCACAAATGCTATAAAACGATACCAGGCAAAACGTTTAACTTTCGCCGATACGCGTTGTAATTCATCGGTATAAAACAAAAGTTTTTCGTAATAAAGCCGGGCTGTTTCGC
This genomic interval carries:
- a CDS encoding DNA topoisomerase IV subunit B gives rise to the protein MSANYDEGAIKTLDWQEHIRRRPGMYIGKLGDGTSADDGIYVLLKEVMDNSVDEFMMGHGKKILVNVDQDLVTIRDYGRGIPLGKLVDVVSKMNTGAKYDNKVFKKSVGLNGVGIKAVNALSSDFTIKAVREGVAKEVYFSQGIKTGEKDYQNLDEGNGTEVRFVPDVEVFKKYRYMNDYIVNMMKNYTFLNAGLIIEYNGEKFYSRNGLRDLLEENMDHDPIYPIIHLRGEDIEVAITHGNQYGEDYYSFVNGQHTTQGGTHLQAFREVLVKTIRDFYKKDFDPSDIRASIVAAVSIKVEEPVFESQTKTKLGSRDIGPNGPSVRAHVGNFLQTELDNFLHKNHEVAEVLLRRIVESERERKAISGVKKLARQRAKKANLHNKKLRDCRVHFNEKDERKEESSIFITEGDSASGSITKSRNVNTQAVFSLKGKPLNTFGLTKKVVYENEEFNLLQAALNIEESMEDLRYNKVIIATDADVDGMHIRLLLITFFLQFFPELIKKGHVYILQTPLFRVRNKQKTYYCYSEEEKVKAINKLRGKPEITRFKGLGEISPDEFKHFIGKDIRLDPVQMKKHESVAEMLSYYMGKNTPERQEFIIENLYVEKDEVM
- a CDS encoding DNA gyrase/topoisomerase IV subunit A; the protein is MSEENLNQEEIQDDSVKDEVIYLSGMYRDWFLDYASYVILERAVPYINDGLKPVQRRIMHAMREMDDGRYNKVANIIGQTMQYHPHGDASIGDAIVQIGQKELLIDSQGNWGNILTGDGAAAPRYIEARLTKFALEVLFNPKTTEWKLSYDGRKKEPVTLPVKFPLLLAQGVDGIAVGLASKLFPHNFLELIDASINYLRGKDFELYPDFPTGGSADFSKYNDGLRGGSVKVRAKIEKRDNKTLVINEVPYGKTTTTLIESIIKANDKGKIKVKKIDDNTAEHVEILVHLAAGVSSDKTIDALYAFTDCEVSLSPNACIIENDKPHFIGVSEILKRSADSTKALLKLELEIRKSELEEQWHFSSLEKIFIEERIYKDKKFEDSENMDQAVAHIDKRLEPWKPKLKREITREDILKLMEIRMARILKFNKDKANDLLKSIEDEIAEVEQNIANIIDYTIEWFKHLKRKYGKGKERKTEIRSFENIVASKVVVKNEKLYVDRKEGFMGTSLRKEEFVCDCSDIDDIIVFRRDGSYFITKVSDKAFIGKNILHLAVFKKNDKRTIYNVVYKDGESGNFYMKRFFVTGVTRDKEYNLTKETKGSRIVYFSANPNGEAEILRIVLKPKPRIKKLVFEEDLGELAIKGRQSMGNILSKNDIHKITLKERGVSTLGGRKIWFDSDVLRLNADNRGTFLGEFSGEDKILVIYKNGEFQLYNYDLSNHFQQDILVIEKFDQRKILSAVYYDTDQKYYYVKRFEIDEPEGKLIRFIGDNTDNKLISLTWVHYPRLELTFGGKNAERENEIIEVAEFIGVKSWKAKGKRLSNYEVDNIKEIEPVIKDDYDHHEEEEVEPEKEQESKAEKKDDVDDIPFEVTRPKKEDDGQGSLF
- a CDS encoding shikimate kinase encodes the protein MRVYLIGYMGCGKSRLGRLLSEHMGVQFIDMDDYIEERNCKTVPQIFADHGEDGFRERERKALEELAEFTDVIIATGGGAPCFFDNIDLMNKTGKTVFLNIDPAILADRLMNSKTERPLIKGKSREELVAFIDETLKKRKQFYSQAQLEITEPDLSLDRIQEMIS
- a CDS encoding helix-turn-helix domain-containing protein, with product MKTNKQLQLAFDFVQYTGQNIFLTGKAGTGKTTFLRSLKERSPKRMVVVAPTGVAAINAAGVTIHSFFQLSFAPQVGHESKHSSEQRFSKEKINIMRSLDLLVIDEVSMVRADILDAIDRTLRRFKNKRKPFGGAQVLMIGDLQQLAPVVKNEEWGLLRREYDTPYFFSSKALREFPHVSIELTEVFRQQDEKFISVLNKVRENKLDEEARQLLNTRHIPDFVPGDEDGYITLCTHNVSAQRINDSKLAALTGNKEVFTASVEGKFPEYSYPTDFKLELKVGAQVMFVKNDSNPEKRFYNGKIGQVQSIDKDRVYVLCPGEDEEIEVEPQNWENYKYSIDKESGDIREEMEGMFTQVPLKLAWAITIHKSQGLTFEKAIIDAEASFAHGQVYVALSRCKSLEGMVLSSPIAGKSIINDQKVSGFIRDVEENQPGEQELNSAKLAFQKEQLTEIFRFYRSENLLRNIAKVVNENKGSFPEVTITQIEKMRNGHDSEIVAVAGKFHHQITDLLRQQPDVYKNDVLQERTKKAAAYFGEKVQHILADGIKKIDLDIDNKEIKRQMKRYVNDLKDDTQLKLTAFESCLEGFDVKRLMDSRAKTLVKQSKSSGKQKAKEITDFENIPNPELFEQLRNFRTEKAGELEIPPFMIFSQKVLYALVTYLPTDAAALKLINGLGPRKITQFGAGITAIIQHYCNENKIEKGEIPLQEPKKEKKEKVDTKLLSFELFNSGKSIDEIAKERALSANTIESHLAHYIKLGELEATRLVDETKLKKIADYFEKTEDKSFGTAKGHFGNEVSYGELRIGLSYWEHIND
- a CDS encoding thiamine pyrophosphate-binding protein; the protein is MSTVAEVFAHTLKEIGVRYVFGVPSGNMIDYVETLRKEEGIDFILVGHEATAAFMAGVCGRFTGVPGVCFATFGPGATNLSTGVGGAQLDRFPLLAFTDEMPDEKLKRTVQMNINHQQLFFPITKWTTRLNQNNVEEIILKGAGIATDDLRGAVHIGIPTGIGRNPVQKVKADVDYLRLEKKRWSPLVADQIAKVEKLIQKCKKPVLAVGLSAVHAQVSEQLIALAEKFQLPVVLTPMAKGLFPESHSLYAGVLFHALSNQVAKVYSQADLVIGIGYDPVEFNYEDWMPEVPLIHIDQQEADVATGKIPEVVNVLGALEVALNELLKLDVNPKAWDRQFLEANKQQIVNALTPKPGSFGPLAVVDVLRKVLPDEGILTVDVGAHLHLVGQQWRTPKPGKLLMTNGWSSMGFAIPAALAAKLCNPDLPVVALMGDGGFLMMVGELATAKRLNLNIVFVVIYDNSLSLISIKQSKKQFDSGYGTDLNLLDQEPTNHYFGVPVVRVTNSDEYTKALEKAFTGDGPLVIEAVVDKEEYENLVLHPNK